From one Populus alba chromosome 17, ASM523922v2, whole genome shotgun sequence genomic stretch:
- the LOC140954768 gene encoding uncharacterized protein has translation METHLEALDLWEVVEEDYEVPPLPNNPTMTQIKSHKERKTKKSKAKACLFAAVSTTIFTRIMSLQSSKDVWDYLKKEYAGDERIRGMQSLNLIREFELQRMKDSETIKEYSDKLMGIANRVRLLGTSFADSRIVEKLLVTVPEKYEASITTLENTKDLSKITLTELLNALQAQEQRRLMRQDHAIEGALQAKFADYDKKKFFRKSAASGSIKPNKGYNKGKFIKRNFPPCQHCNKSGHPPFKCWKRPDARCSKSNQLGHEAIICRFKNQKQEEDAQVANQDDEDKMFVAACFSVQTTSDHWLIDSGCTNHMTFDKSLFRNLQPTEAAKVRIGNGECIEAKGKGTIAITTNSGTKTIADVLYVPNIDQNLLSVGQLIEKGMKVAGIFWRFKKNVENQSNCRIQAIRSNNGREYTSTEFNLYYEEAGIEHQLTAPYTLEQNGVSERRNRYIMEMARCMLHEKNLPKVFWAEIANTAIKRDKLDKKTMQGIFVGYSIISKAYKVYLPQTPEDYNYTGCAVP, from the exons ATGGAAACTCACCTAGAAGCCTTAGATTTGTGGGAAGTTGTTGAAGAGGATTATGAGGTGCCACCACTGCCTAATAATCCAACTATGACTCAGATCAAAAGTCATAAGGAGAGAAAGACCAAGAAATCGAAGGCGAAGGCATGTTTGTTTGCTGCTGTTTCCACAACCATTTTCACCAGGATCATGTCACTTCAATCATCAAAGGATGTTTGGGATTACTTGAAGAAGGAATATGCAGGAGATGAAAGAATTCGTGGAATGCAAAGCTTAAACTTGATACGTGAATTTGAGCTGCAAAGGATGAAGGATTCTGAGACTATAAAGGAGTACTCAGACAAATTGATGGGGATTGCTAACAGAGTCAGGCTGCTGGGAACATCATTTGCAGATTCTAGAATTGTTGAAAAACTTCTGGTCACAGTACCAGAAAAGTATGAAGCTTCAATTACAACATTGGAGAATACTAAAGACCTGTCAAAAATTACATTGACAGAGTTGCTAAATGCCTTACAAGCTCAAGAGCAGAGAAGGCTTATGAGGCAGGATCATGCAATTGAAGGTGCTTTGCAAGCAAAATTTGCAGACTATGACAAGAAGAAGTTCTTCAGGAAGAGCGCAGCTTCAGGCAGCATTAAACCAAATAAAGGTtacaacaaaggaaaatttattaaaaggaaTTTTCCACCTTGTCAACACTGCAACAAGAGTGGTCACCCACCATTCAAATGCTGGAAGAGGCCTGATGCAAGGTGCAGCAAAAGCAATCAGCTAGGACATGAGGCAATAATCTGcagattcaaaaatcaaaaacaagaagaagatgctCAAGTCGCGAACCAAGATGATGAGGATAAGATGTTTGTGGCTGCATGCTTCTCGGTTCAAACCACCTCAGACCATTGGCTAATTGATAGTGGTTGCACCAACCACATGACTTTTGATAAAAGTCTTTTCCGAAATTTGCAGCCTACAGAAGCTGCaaaagtcagaattggaaatgGTGAATGCATTGAAGCCAAGGGAAAGGGAACAATTGCCATCACAACAAATTCAGGTACAAAAACAATTGCAGATGTTCTTTATGTGCCTAATATAGATCAGAATTTGTTGAGTGTGGGGCAATTAATTGAGAAAGGAATGAAG GTGGCTGGAATTTTCTGGAGATTCAAGAAGAATGTGGAGAATCAAAGCAACTGCAGAATTCAAGCAATTCGTTCAAACAATGGCAGAGAATACACATCAACAGAATTCAATCTTTATTATGAAGAAGCTGGCATTGAGCATCAACTCACAGCCCCTTACACTCTAGAGCAGAATGGGGTTAGTGAGAGAAGAAATCGATACATAATGGAGATGGCTAGATGCATGTTACATGAGAAGAACTTGCCTAAAGTTTTTTGGGCAGAAATTGCTAACACAGCA ATTAAGAG